The genomic region TGCACCAACCGAATCTCCTTGGGTGCATCGGCCATTCCATCGACCAACGCGATTAAATCTTCTTGGTCACCGTGAGCCGAATACCCGGTCAGTCGATGCGTCTTGGCTCGCACATCATAGCGTCGTCCGTCCAAACGCACCCAATCACTGCCGCGTGAAATGTAATTTCCGGGCGTGCCTCCCGCTTGATAACCAGCGAAGACGATGTCGGTTTGCTCCTCGCCAATGAATTCCTTCAAGTAGTTGACCACCCGGCCTCCCGTGCACATTCCACTTCCGGCAATCACCACCGCGGGCAGGTTGTGTTTGGACAGATAGCGAACGGTTTCTTGGTGTTCGGAATGGCTGCCCACCGTCGTGAGATTTTCGAAGACCAGTGGTTGATCGTCGGTTTCCAAAGTCACCTGAGCTTCTTCGCCCCAGTGTGATTTCATTTCCTTGTAAAGCGCAGTGAATCGCGAAGCGAGCGGTGAGTCGACAATGACATCCACCCGCTTCATCAGCGTTCGATGCTCGGTTTCTTGAATGTGTTCGAAGATGGCGTTGAGCTCGTACAGCAACGCCTGTGTACGACCGAGCGAAAAGGCGGGCACGATCGTCACACCTGAATCGTGAAGTGTTCGCCGGATGACTTGCTCCAGCTCCGCTTTGCGATCGGCCTTGGGTGGATGCAACCTGTCCCCGTAAGTGCTCTCGAGCACCAACAAGTCCGCTCGCTCGGGACTGACCGGCGGATTCAAAAGCGGGTTGGTTCCCGCACCCACGTCACCACTGAAAACCGCTCGCCGACCGTCCTTCAGTTCGACTTCGAACATGGTCGATCCCAGCACGTGACCGGCCGGCAACAACCGGACCTTGACGCCGCCCGGACAATCGTGCCATTTGTGGTAGGAAAGCGGCACCAACTGCTTGCGAATTTGGCCCAAGAATTTCTTGATCAATCGCTTGGAACGTGTGAACCCGATCTTCAACGCGTCTTCCATCACCAGCGGCAATAACTTCGCCGTCGGAACGCTGCACAAAATCGGCCGGTCAAATCCAGCGGGCAGCAGATACGGAATCCGGCCTGCGTGATCGATATGCACATGGGTCAGCAAAAGTGCCTCGATGCCTCGAAGCGAAAACTCAATCTCGGGGTTGGGCTTCTTCCGTGCGTCTTCGCCTTGGAACGTGCCACAGTCGACCAACAGGCTCTTGGAATCATCGATCCAAAGTTGGTGACAAGAACCAGTGACACCTTCGTGTGCACCGTGGTGAACCAATTTCATAAGCGACATCAGAAGCAAGACAAGGAGAAACGACGCGAGCGGTCCGTCACGCCACCGCAGCACTTTACCACGCGAGGAACACGTCGAGGGCCCGCAGTGCCCCCAATCCCAGGACGCGGGCAACCCAGTGACCA from Rhodopirellula bahusiensis harbors:
- a CDS encoding MBL fold metallo-hydrolase RNA specificity domain-containing protein — translated: MSLMKLVHHGAHEGVTGSCHQLWIDDSKSLLVDCGTFQGEDARKKPNPEIEFSLRGIEALLLTHVHIDHAGRIPYLLPAGFDRPILCSVPTAKLLPLVMEDALKIGFTRSKRLIKKFLGQIRKQLVPLSYHKWHDCPGGVKVRLLPAGHVLGSTMFEVELKDGRRAVFSGDVGAGTNPLLNPPVSPERADLLVLESTYGDRLHPPKADRKAELEQVIRRTLHDSGVTIVPAFSLGRTQALLYELNAIFEHIQETEHRTLMKRVDVIVDSPLASRFTALYKEMKSHWGEEAQVTLETDDQPLVFENLTTVGSHSEHQETVRYLSKHNLPAVVIAGSGMCTGGRVVNYLKEFIGEEQTDIVFAGYQAGGTPGNYISRGSDWVRLDGRRYDVRAKTHRLTGYSAHGDQEDLIALVDGMADAPKEIRLVHGDYAAKRALTQKLTAKGYHLI